TTTTTGTGTTTAAGTATTATAATACCATCGAGATATATCGAGAGCACATAAAAAAGGATGCCGCTGCAATCCCTTGCGCAGATTCACTCTACAAATATCGTACTTTTAGTAATAAATCTAAAGTTTATAAATAATATTATTCTATAATAAATTTTAAATAAGCTCACAGGTTCGTTTATAAGCCTTTATAACCACCATGTGTGTTCCTTTTTTGGGTTTTAATTATTTCATGCTTTTATTTGCAGTATACTGTCATTTCATCAAAATTAATCCCCTAAATAATTGAATGTGGCTATATAAATGAATATATTTTTGAAACTTCTCAATTAACGTTTATTTATCAAATCGTTTAACAATTATACTCTTATATAACCCCTACTTTTGCGGTTTAAAAATAGTCTCAAATTAAACTTTATTATGAACAAAGCCCTATTATCTTTAGCTATTGGAGGATTTGGTATCGGATTAACCGAATTTGTTATCATGGGCATTTTGCCGGATGTTGCTACCGCCTTTAATATAAGCATCCCTCAAGCTGGACATTTTATAGCGGCTTATGCGCTTGGAGTAGTTATAGGTGCTCCACTACTCACTGGTTTAGGAAGCAAGTGGCCTGCAAACAAAGTTTTAATAGCACTTATGCTTTGGTTTACAGTATTCAATACCCTATCGGCTTTGGCTACAAACTATACTTCTTTTATGGTTTTAAGATTTCTGTCTGGTTTACCTCACGGAGCCTTTTTTGGTATAGGTGCTGTGGTAGCAGGTAAACTCTCTAAACAAGGTAAAGAAGCACAAGGTATAGCTATTATGTTTAGTGGTTTAACTTTCGCCAATCTTTTAGGTGTTCCCTTTGGAACTTATTTAGGCAAACATTTTAGTTGGAACATCTCTTTTTTAATGGTTGGAATTGTGGGTGCATTGGCAGTATTAAGTGTTAAATTATGGATGCCTCTATTAAAACAATCTTCAGAATCTAATTTTGTGAGTGAGTTCAAAATTTTTAAGCGGTTAGAACTTTGGTTAATTATTTTATTAACCACCATTGGAACTGGAGGCTTCTTTGCTTGGTACAGTTATATTGCACCCTTAATTACAGATGTTGCAGGACTTCCAAATGAAATGGTATCAATAGCTATGATATTGGCAGGATTGGGTATGGTGATAGGAAATTTTATTGGTGCTAAGCTTGCCGAAAAGTTTTTACCCATACATGCCATAATTATAACACTCATTTTTATGGTGATATGTTTGGTATTAAATACTTTTCTAGCAACAGATAAAATTTTAGTGTTAGTGATGACTTTTATAATAGGGATGGTTACCTTCAGTCTATCTACTCCCATACAAGTAGCCATTATTAATGCATCAAAAGGTTCTGAAACTTTAGGGTCTTCTCTTAACCAAAGCGCTTTCAATATTGGGAATGCTTCGGGAGCTTATTTTGCAGGTTTGCCTATTGCCATGGGCTATGGATACACTGCAGCCGATTGGGTTGGAGCAGCTATGGCAGGATTTGGCATATTAATTGCTTTCTTTATTATTTTATTAAGAAAACGTCGTATCTCACAAAAAGAGACAACCAAACCCTGTTATTCCTAATCATATAATCATATAATTAGAATATAATAATAAGAAGCTTTCTTTTGAAGGATTAATTTCATCTTGACAGAAAACTATTTTGACATATAAAAAGAACTTAACATGATGACTGAATCACTTTTAATCTGAAAAATACGCATTTCGTCTATGTTTTTTTCATACTATTGTCTATTATTGTTGATAAATTAATTAATTTTAACCGCTTATTAATTATAAATAATTAATTGAAAAAGCATAATTAAATTTTAATAATTTAATGTCTGAACTTAGAAACTATTAGATTTAAAAAATAAATACATTATAGATCAAATAATATGAAAATATTTGCCCCTTATTTTCTGTTTTTTTTTATTACCACTCAAGCACAAGTAGGTACAAGTATTACAACTCCAAAAGCTAGTTTATACATAAATACCGTAGCCACCCATATTAGCAAGGCAACTGCAAAAGGAGAATTAAGAGGTGTCTTTTTACCTTCAATATCCAGTCTGTCTTGGCCAACTAATCGTAAAGCAACTCCCGCTGAGCAACAAGCAGAACTCATAACCATTTTAGATAATCTTAAGGCAAATGGTTACAATACCGTTTTTTTGCAGGTACGTCCTGAATGTGATGCTTTGTATGCATCTGAAATCGACCCTTGG
The genomic region above belongs to Mariniflexile litorale and contains:
- a CDS encoding MFS transporter; protein product: MNKALLSLAIGGFGIGLTEFVIMGILPDVATAFNISIPQAGHFIAAYALGVVIGAPLLTGLGSKWPANKVLIALMLWFTVFNTLSALATNYTSFMVLRFLSGLPHGAFFGIGAVVAGKLSKQGKEAQGIAIMFSGLTFANLLGVPFGTYLGKHFSWNISFLMVGIVGALAVLSVKLWMPLLKQSSESNFVSEFKIFKRLELWLIILLTTIGTGGFFAWYSYIAPLITDVAGLPNEMVSIAMILAGLGMVIGNFIGAKLAEKFLPIHAIIITLIFMVICLVLNTFLATDKILVLVMTFIIGMVTFSLSTPIQVAIINASKGSETLGSSLNQSAFNIGNASGAYFAGLPIAMGYGYTAADWVGAAMAGFGILIAFFIILLRKRRISQKETTKPCYS